Proteins from one Candidatus Hydrogenedentota bacterium genomic window:
- a CDS encoding type II toxin-antitoxin system VapC family toxin, protein MNPVFVDTSFYQAILNPRDHWHALALERSRQYKGPTITSEYVLCELGALMSAPPLRRLFAEFVQALHSSEHVEIVPASSREFSAGFALFSSRLDKHWSLTDCISFAIMEERKIHAALTFDRHFEQAGFRLA, encoded by the coding sequence GTGAATCCTGTCTTCGTGGACACGTCGTTCTATCAGGCCATTCTAAACCCGCGCGACCACTGGCACGCGCTCGCGCTTGAGCGGTCCAGACAATACAAGGGACCCACGATTACGTCGGAATACGTTCTCTGTGAACTCGGCGCCCTCATGTCAGCGCCCCCACTCCGCCGCCTGTTCGCCGAGTTCGTTCAAGCGCTCCATTCATCAGAGCACGTCGAGATCGTTCCGGCTTCCTCGCGGGAATTCAGCGCCGGATTTGCCCTGTTTTCGTCGCGCCTGGACAAGCACTGGTCCCTGACGGACTGCATCTCGTTCGCCATCATGGAGGAACGAAAGATACACGCGGCACTGACATTTGACCGCCATTTCGAGCAGGCCGGATTTCGCCTCGCCTGA
- a CDS encoding M48 family metallopeptidase produces MNSLRRLAIGLCLAASGLGLASCATVPLTNRTQINFLPESQMVQLGQQAYQEQLKEYPLSTKPGDVEPVRRVGERLAAATMDFLRANNLPTDVYQWEFSVIDNDEIANATCLPGGKIVFYSGIFEYTKDEDGIATVMGHEIAHAIARHSNERVSQMLLLELGAATLSEAMATQPARTRELAGQAFGLTTNLGVALPFNRARESEADRIGLTLMAKAGYDPRKAVEFWERFSGAGKKAPEFLSTHPSGETRIADIQRHIPEAMQHYTGGYRVR; encoded by the coding sequence ATGAATTCACTTCGGCGTCTCGCGATCGGGTTATGCCTGGCGGCGTCTGGTCTTGGTCTCGCCTCCTGCGCCACCGTCCCGCTGACGAACCGCACGCAGATCAATTTCCTGCCGGAATCGCAGATGGTGCAGCTGGGCCAGCAGGCCTACCAGGAGCAGTTGAAGGAATACCCCCTCAGCACGAAGCCCGGCGATGTGGAGCCGGTGCGCCGTGTTGGCGAGCGGCTGGCCGCGGCGACGATGGATTTCCTCCGGGCCAATAACTTGCCCACCGACGTGTACCAGTGGGAGTTCAGCGTCATCGACAACGACGAGATCGCGAACGCGACCTGCCTCCCGGGGGGGAAGATCGTTTTTTACAGCGGGATTTTCGAGTACACGAAGGACGAGGACGGCATCGCGACGGTAATGGGCCACGAAATTGCCCACGCCATCGCGCGCCACTCGAATGAGCGGGTGAGCCAGATGTTGCTGCTGGAACTGGGCGCGGCCACGTTGTCGGAAGCCATGGCGACCCAGCCCGCGCGAACGCGGGAGCTCGCGGGCCAGGCCTTCGGGCTCACGACGAACCTGGGCGTCGCCCTGCCGTTCAACCGCGCCCGCGAATCCGAGGCGGATCGCATCGGGCTTACGCTGATGGCCAAAGCCGGCTACGACCCGCGCAAGGCGGTGGAGTTCTGGGAGCGCTTCAGCGGGGCGGGCAAGAAGGCGCCGGAATTCCTGTCGACCCACCCCTCCGGCGAAACCCGCATCGCGGACATCCAGCGCCACATTCCGGAAGCCATGCAGCATTACACCGGCGGGTACCGCGTGAGATGA
- the purU gene encoding formyltetrahydrofolate deformylase, whose amino-acid sequence MDVTATLLLHCPDTKGIVYEVSRFIYENGGNIIDAQQHREEIDNRFFMRVHFDTADLSLSPSDLRARLNDLAKPFDMTCAVRYATERAKVAILVSRYDHCLYDLLLRNQYSELAGDIEIVISNHPDLQGAAEHFGVPFAHVPVEKDRKAEAEANILDIFRDRGIDLVVLARYMQVLTPALVDPFKNRIINVHHGFLPAFQGARPYHQAYARGVKLIGATSHYVTADLDMGPIIEQASIPVNHSHSVADLVTMGRDIEKQVLAAAVKAHLDSRIMVYRERTIVFD is encoded by the coding sequence ATGGACGTCACCGCCACCCTGCTGCTGCATTGCCCCGACACCAAGGGCATCGTGTATGAAGTCTCCCGGTTCATCTACGAAAACGGCGGCAACATTATCGACGCGCAGCAACACCGGGAGGAGATCGATAACCGCTTTTTCATGCGGGTCCACTTCGATACGGCGGACCTCTCCCTCTCGCCATCGGATCTCCGCGCGCGCCTGAACGACCTCGCGAAACCCTTCGACATGACCTGCGCCGTCCGCTATGCAACCGAGCGCGCAAAGGTCGCCATCCTCGTTTCCCGCTACGATCATTGCCTCTACGACCTCCTCCTGCGCAACCAGTACAGTGAGCTCGCCGGGGATATCGAAATCGTCATCAGCAACCATCCCGATCTACAGGGCGCCGCGGAACATTTCGGCGTCCCCTTTGCCCACGTCCCCGTCGAAAAGGACCGCAAGGCCGAAGCTGAAGCGAATATCCTGGACATCTTCCGCGATCGCGGTATCGACCTGGTGGTGCTCGCGCGCTACATGCAAGTCCTGACGCCGGCCCTGGTGGACCCGTTCAAGAACCGCATCATCAACGTGCACCACGGCTTCCTACCGGCCTTCCAGGGCGCGCGCCCCTACCACCAGGCCTACGCGCGCGGCGTGAAGCTCATCGGCGCCACGAGCCACTACGTCACCGCCGACCTCGACATGGGCCCCATCATCGAACAGGCCAGCATCCCCGTGAACCACAGCCACAGCGTCGCCGACCTCGTCACCATGGGCCGGGACATCGAGAAGCAGGTCCTCGCCGCCGCCGTAAAGGCCCACCTCGATTCCCGGATCATGGTCTACCGCGAGCGCACCATCGTGTTCGACTGA